One genomic region from Rosa rugosa chromosome 1, drRosRugo1.1, whole genome shotgun sequence encodes:
- the LOC133742608 gene encoding zinc finger BED domain-containing protein RICESLEEPER 2-like: MQVIMLIPLTNLGYGFQVLCICFGRVVLNLRLLKMKRQMEKSKSCEKILTVTVDNASSNDVALKELSKRIGDWGVPNALLHGGKNLQMRCVAHILNLIVNDGLSVMKIFIGAIRNAVRYVRSSPQRLDFFKGCVERVKLECKGLVILDVPTRWNSTFLMLERALTFQKAFDRMVEEDAGNFWAWLQGDKGEKPKEGPPASVDWQYGEQFVDFLRPFYEITLKVCCSNSPTVHSTFGDILSIYGLLQEQKNPCLSEIASPMQDKFLKYWGSFDKLNHYLFIAIVLDPRHFVDYFEILDDGDMDENVEANTKSVKDLLYDLYKVYEEEGRESGVGEVGGSQVSSEAQSSSTKGLTELEKRLKEKEQRRRAKKAEIVNNDVDKYLRYPIERDGVSHPNSGIFYFIFIELKV, encoded by the exons ATGCAAGTCATTATGCTTATACCTTTGACAAATTTGGGATATGGGTTTCAGGTACTCTGCATTTGTTTTGGCCGAGTAGTTCTAAACTTGAGATTGCTGAAAATGAAGAGGCAAATGGAGAAATCTAAGTCATGTG AGAAGATTCTCACAGTCACCGTTGATAATGCTTCGTCAAATGATGTTGCATTGAAGGAGTTGAGTAAGAGGATAGGTGATTGGGGTGTCCCTAATGCACTTTTGCATGGAGGGAAGAATTTACAAATGAGGTGTGTCGCCCATATTCTTAACTTGATTGTCAATGATGGGTTGAGTGTGATGAAGATATTCATTGGTGCCATTCGCAATGCGGTGAGGTATGTTAGATCATCCCCACAAAGGCTTGATTTTTTTAAGGGATGTGTTGAAAGGGTGAAACTAGAGTGCAAAGGGCTTGTGATTTTGGATGTCCCtactaggtggaattccacattCTTGATGTTGGAACGAGCTTTGACCTTCCAAAAAGCTTTTGATAGAATGGTGGAAGAAGATGCGGGTAATTTTTGGGCATGGCTCCAAGGTGACAAGGGTGAAAAGCCAAAAGAAGGGCCACCGGCAAGTGTTGATTGGCAATATGGGGAGCAATTTGTGGATTTCTTGAGACCATTTTATGAAATCACTTTGAAGGTATGTTGTTCTAATTCTCCTACCGTTCATAGTACTTTTGGTGATATACTCTCTATTTATGGTCTCttgcaagaacaaaaaaatccATGTTTGTCTGAGATTGCATCACCCATGCAAGACAAGTTTCTCAAGTATTGGGGTAGCTTTGATAAGTTGAATCATTATCTATTCATTGCTATTGTTCTTGATCCACGTCATTTTGTTGACTATTTTGAGATTCTTGATGATGGGGATATGGATGAAAATGTGGAAGCTAACACAAAGAGTGTGAAGGATCTTTTGTATGACCTTTACAAGGTGTATGAGGAAGAGGGAAGGGAAAGTGGTGTTGGTGAGGTTGGTGGTTCTCAAGTATCAAGTGAGGCTCAATCTAGTTCAACTAAGGGTCTAACGGAGTTAGAAAAGAGATTGAAAGAGAAGGAGCAAAGGAGAAGAGCAAAGAAAGCCGAGATCGTAAACAACGATGTGGATAAATATCTTAGATATCCTATTGAAAGAGATGGTGTGTCACACCCCAACTCagggattttttattttatttttattgagtTGAAGGTATGA
- the LOC133742771 gene encoding uncharacterized protein LOC133742771 encodes MPFELYDPTTNSWDPLTPVPHFAFIPQSSLPRRELIGYAVWGSCILLSLWYPSMKFKPAHFVPVVFNAESETWHQVNFDQKQRIQRFPFFGKAAVVGDTIYAFGDKKGKFISFSIKKSGSEEDGTLIYSLTTPYELEGLKIIQSAKYRYYSSITECWAPLGDLEFCLVQTKSYGANRYQPLFITTFKIIHKEGRKSHIETIHSTLQFVSTKGYGQFWITFGYCPDYEPKEAMLTTTKDIQKERDRIKDSSQVVDCDIL; translated from the exons ATGCCCTTTGAGCTATATGATCCCACCACCAACTCTTGGGATCCTTTAACTCCTGTACCTCATTTTGCATTCATCCCACAATCTTCACTACCTCGCAGGGAGTTGATTGGTTATGCTGTTTGGGGCAGCTGTATTTTGCTTTCATTATGGTACCCTTCCATGAAGTTCAAACCAGCACATTTCGTACCAGTAGTTTTCAATGCAGAATCGGAAACATGGCATCAAGTCAATTTCGATCAAAAACAACGGATACAACGTTTTCCTTTCTTTGGGAAGGCTGCTGTTGTAGGGGACACTATATATGCCTTTGGTGATAAAAAGGGAAAGTTTATATCATTCTCTATTAAGAAGTCTGGTTCAGAGGAGGATGGTACTCTTATTTACTCTCTAACAACACCTTACGAGTTGGAAGGCTTGAAGATTATTCAAAGTGCGAAATATAGGTATTATTCTAGCATAACAGAGTGTTGGGCTCCTTTGGGTGACTTGGAGTTCTGTTTAGTCCAGACTAAGAGCTATGGGGCTAATAGGTATCAACCTCTTTTTATCACCACGTTCAAAATCATCCATAAAGAAGGGCGGAAGAGCCATATTGAGACCATACATTCTACTCTCCAGTTTGTGAGCACTAAAGGTTATGGTCAATTCTGGATTACATTTGGCTACTGTCC AGATTATGAACCCAAAGAAGCCATGTTAACTACGACAAAG GacatccaaaaagagagagACAGGATAAAGGACAGCTCTCAGGTGGTTGACTGTGACATTCTGTAA